In Oscillatoria acuminata PCC 6304, a single window of DNA contains:
- a CDS encoding creatininase family protein — protein sequence MHSFIPPERFFAYLSWTDIAAMPDKGNVVVIQPLGAIEQHGPHLPVIVDSAISMAVLGKALEQLSPEIPAYALPPLYYGKSNEHGNFPGTISLTIQTLLSTLMEIGESLYRAGFRKLVFMNSHGGQPQVVEIAAQDLTVKYPDLMVFPLFTWRVPNESKALISEKERRLAMHAGDAETSLMLAILPDWVKMEKAVEEYPPERPEGSLLGTKGPLTFAWLTHHISNSGVVGDGTAATKEKGDRIWESLAQGWVRVIQEVYEFRSQ from the coding sequence GAGCGTTTTTTTGCCTATCTGAGTTGGACGGATATTGCGGCGATGCCGGATAAAGGGAATGTGGTGGTGATTCAACCCTTGGGGGCGATCGAACAACATGGTCCTCATTTGCCTGTGATTGTTGATAGTGCGATTAGTATGGCGGTTTTAGGCAAAGCCTTGGAACAATTGAGTCCTGAAATTCCCGCCTATGCTTTGCCGCCCTTATATTATGGAAAATCTAATGAACATGGGAATTTTCCGGGGACGATTAGCTTGACTATTCAGACCCTTTTATCGACATTAATGGAGATTGGGGAGAGTCTTTATCGGGCAGGATTTAGAAAATTAGTCTTCATGAATTCTCATGGCGGTCAACCGCAAGTGGTGGAAATTGCGGCTCAGGATTTAACGGTAAAGTATCCAGATTTGATGGTCTTTCCCCTGTTTACTTGGCGGGTTCCCAATGAGAGTAAAGCGCTCATTTCCGAAAAAGAGCGGAGGTTGGCGATGCACGCTGGGGATGCAGAAACGAGCTTAATGTTAGCAATTTTGCCCGACTGGGTGAAGATGGAAAAGGCTGTGGAAGAATATCCTCCGGAACGTCCGGAAGGGAGTTTATTAGGAACCAAAGGGCCATTAACTTTTGCCTGGTTAACCCATCATATTAGTAACAGTGGAGTGGTAGGGGATGGGACGGCAGCGACGAAAGAGAAAGGCGATCGCATTTGGGAATCCTTAGCCCAGGGTTGGGTCCGCGTGATTCAAGAGGTGTATGAATTTCGCTCTCAATAA